In a single window of the Xiphophorus couchianus chromosome 10, X_couchianus-1.0, whole genome shotgun sequence genome:
- the sult2st2 gene encoding sulfotransferase family 2, cytosolic sulfotransferase 2 isoform X1, whose protein sequence is MTEADLYTLYKGVYVPTAVHTPESLKYYEEFTFRPDDVVIVTYPKSGTTWMQEILPLIVRGGDPASVETLPNWDRVPWLEETRASILKLEERPSPRLFTTHFHYSMMPPSFFQVKPKVVYVMRNPKDVFTSAFHYYNSASFLVKPGPQSEFLQKFLTGKVIFGSWFDHVKGWLNAKEKLQIMYISYEEMIKQDLNDAVSRIAQFLGKPLELDVLEKIADKCLFKNMKNNPMSNYSVVPQEFMDQTKSQFLRKGVAGDWRNLLTPDEAQHFDNVFKEKMKDVNYKFNWD, encoded by the exons ATGACTGAAGCGGACCTCTACACTCTGTACAAGGGCGTGTATGTACCTACTGCGGTACACACTCCGGAGAGCCTCAAGTACTACGAGGAGTTTACATTTCGACCTGACGACGTTGTCATCGTAACGTATCCCAAGTCAG GGACAACTTGGATGCAGGAAATTCTTCCCCTGATTGTAAGAGGAGGGGATCCAGCCTCCGTTGAGACGCTGCCTAACTGGGACCGCGTTCCCTGGCTGGAGGAGACCCGGGCCTCCATCCTGAAGCTCGAAGAGCGGCCGTCTCCTCGCTTGTTCACCACGCACTTCCACTACAGCATGATGCCGCCGTCCTTCTTTCAAGTAAAACCAAAG GTGGTCTATGTCATGAGGAACCCCAAAGATGTGTTCACGTCTGCCTTTCACTATTACAACAGCGCCTCGTTCTTGGTGAAACCGGGTCCGCAGAGCGAGTTCCTCCAGAAGTTCCTCACGGGAAAAG ttatttttggcTCCTGGTTTGACCATGTGAAAGGCTGGCTGAATGCTAAAGAGAAACTGCAGATCATGTACATCTCCTACGAGGAGATGATAAAG CAGGACCTGAACGACGCTGTGAGCAGGATCGCTCAGTTCCTGGGGAAGCCTTTGGAGCTCGATGTTCTGGAGAAGATAGCCGACAAGTGtttattcaaaaacatgaagaatAACCCTATGTCCAACTACTCGGTGGTGCCCCAGGAATTCATGGACCAAACAAAGAGTCAGTTCCTTCGTAAAG ggGTCGCTGGAGACTGGAGGAACCTGCTTACACCAGATGAGGCACAGCACTTTGACAACGTGttcaaagaaaaaatgaaagatgtGAACTATAAATTCAACTGGGATTAA
- the sult2st2 gene encoding sulfotransferase family 2, cytosolic sulfotransferase 2 isoform X2, producing the protein MTEADLYTLYKGVYVPTAVHTPESLKYYEEFTFRPDDVVIVTYPKSGTTWMQEILPLIVRGGDPASVETLPNWDRVPWLEETRASILKLEERPSPRLFTTHFHYSMMPPSFFQVKPKVVYVMRNPKDVFTSAFHYYNSASFLVKPGPQSEFLQKFLTGKVIFGSWFDHVKGWLNAKEKLQIMYISYEEMIKDLNDAVSRIAQFLGKPLELDVLEKIADKCLFKNMKNNPMSNYSVVPQEFMDQTKSQFLRKGVAGDWRNLLTPDEAQHFDNVFKEKMKDVNYKFNWD; encoded by the exons ATGACTGAAGCGGACCTCTACACTCTGTACAAGGGCGTGTATGTACCTACTGCGGTACACACTCCGGAGAGCCTCAAGTACTACGAGGAGTTTACATTTCGACCTGACGACGTTGTCATCGTAACGTATCCCAAGTCAG GGACAACTTGGATGCAGGAAATTCTTCCCCTGATTGTAAGAGGAGGGGATCCAGCCTCCGTTGAGACGCTGCCTAACTGGGACCGCGTTCCCTGGCTGGAGGAGACCCGGGCCTCCATCCTGAAGCTCGAAGAGCGGCCGTCTCCTCGCTTGTTCACCACGCACTTCCACTACAGCATGATGCCGCCGTCCTTCTTTCAAGTAAAACCAAAG GTGGTCTATGTCATGAGGAACCCCAAAGATGTGTTCACGTCTGCCTTTCACTATTACAACAGCGCCTCGTTCTTGGTGAAACCGGGTCCGCAGAGCGAGTTCCTCCAGAAGTTCCTCACGGGAAAAG ttatttttggcTCCTGGTTTGACCATGTGAAAGGCTGGCTGAATGCTAAAGAGAAACTGCAGATCATGTACATCTCCTACGAGGAGATGATAAAG GACCTGAACGACGCTGTGAGCAGGATCGCTCAGTTCCTGGGGAAGCCTTTGGAGCTCGATGTTCTGGAGAAGATAGCCGACAAGTGtttattcaaaaacatgaagaatAACCCTATGTCCAACTACTCGGTGGTGCCCCAGGAATTCATGGACCAAACAAAGAGTCAGTTCCTTCGTAAAG ggGTCGCTGGAGACTGGAGGAACCTGCTTACACCAGATGAGGCACAGCACTTTGACAACGTGttcaaagaaaaaatgaaagatgtGAACTATAAATTCAACTGGGATTAA